The following are encoded together in the Bubalus kerabau isolate K-KA32 ecotype Philippines breed swamp buffalo chromosome 3, PCC_UOA_SB_1v2, whole genome shotgun sequence genome:
- the LOC129647272 gene encoding bcl-2-like protein 1, with translation MSQSNRELVVDFLSYKLSQKGYSWSPFSGMKENRTETPEGRESDMETPSAISGNPSWHLADSPAVNGATGHSRSLDARKMIPMTTVKQALREASNEFKLRCQQTFNDLTSQLHITPGTAYQSFEQDTFVELYENNTTTESQKGQQRFTCWSLTDTTVAGMVLQGLLFNS, from the exons ATGTCTCAGAGCAACCGGGAACTAGTGGTTGACTTTCTCTCTTACAAGCTTTCCCAGAAAGGATACAGCTGGAGTCCGTTTAGTGGtatgaaagaaaacagaactgAGACCCCAGAAGGGAGAGAGTCAGATATGGAAACCCCCAGTGCCATCAGTGGCAACCCATCCTGGCACCTGGCAGATAGCCCCGCAGTGAATGGAGCCACTGGCCACAGCAGAAGCTTGGACGCCCGGAAAATGATCCCCATGACAACAGTAAAGCAAGCCCTGAGGGAGGCAAGCAATGAGTTTAAACTGAGGTGCCAACAGACATTCAACGACCTGACGTCCCAGCTCCACATCACCCCAGGGACAGCATATCAGAGCTTTGAACAG GACACTTTTGTGGAACTCTATGAAAACAATACAACAACCGAGAGCCAAAAGGGCCAACAGCGCTTCACCTGCTGGTCCCTGACGGACACGACTGTGGCTGGTATGGTTCTGCAGGGCTTGCTCTTCAACTCATAG